One genomic window of Candidatus Krumholzibacteriota bacterium includes the following:
- a CDS encoding NAD(P)H-hydrate dehydratase → MHVVTAEEMRRLDEATISRHVPGLTLMERAGQGVVDAIGEFFDPPGDFRYAILLGSGNNAGDGLVVARLLAETGARVVLLYLREPKDLSPDAFKNYARLRKDRKQGRLEEIFLYLADWEGKMLAALDECDVVVDAIFGTGLGKPVTGRWAEAIELVRRSRLPVVAIDVPSGIDGTTGAVLGTAIRADLTVTMGLPKTGLLFYPGKEHVGGLRVVDIGIPAPVVEEARLSLGLLDLDQAVADLPPRDPAGHKFDRGALLLVAGSRRYAGAAVLAAGAALRTGCGIVYLAGPESIRQVVQVSAPEIIFVPLAETVNGSIDADPAALLDEVRFDAVACGPGLTADAAAVRFVGELAGRCNAPLLLDADGINAFAGAYDRVKALSADRPIVLTPHAGELARLTGADVGTDSAARIEALRLLVAGTGIVLACKGAPTVVVEPDGAGYVNWFGHPGQATAGSGDVLAGAIGGFLAQGASPAAATRLGVFVHSRAADIASADTGERAMLAGDCMDAMPLAMLEVEEETL, encoded by the coding sequence ATGCACGTTGTCACGGCCGAGGAGATGCGGCGGCTCGACGAGGCCACGATCAGCCGCCACGTGCCGGGGCTCACGCTGATGGAGCGGGCCGGGCAGGGCGTCGTCGACGCGATCGGGGAGTTCTTCGACCCGCCCGGCGACTTCCGCTACGCGATCCTCCTCGGCAGCGGCAACAACGCCGGGGACGGGCTCGTCGTCGCCCGGCTGCTCGCCGAGACGGGGGCCCGCGTCGTCCTCCTCTACCTCCGGGAGCCGAAGGACCTCTCCCCTGACGCGTTCAAGAACTACGCCCGCCTCAGGAAGGACCGGAAGCAGGGGCGGCTCGAGGAGATCTTCCTCTACCTCGCCGATTGGGAGGGAAAGATGCTCGCCGCGCTCGACGAGTGCGACGTCGTCGTCGACGCCATCTTCGGCACGGGGCTGGGCAAGCCGGTGACCGGGCGCTGGGCGGAGGCGATCGAGCTCGTCCGCCGCAGCCGTCTGCCCGTCGTCGCGATCGACGTCCCCTCGGGGATCGACGGCACGACCGGCGCCGTCCTGGGAACGGCCATCAGGGCCGATCTCACCGTGACGATGGGTCTGCCCAAGACGGGGCTCCTCTTCTACCCCGGCAAGGAGCACGTGGGGGGGCTCCGCGTCGTCGACATCGGCATTCCCGCGCCGGTCGTGGAGGAGGCGCGGCTCTCGCTGGGGTTGCTCGATCTCGACCAGGCCGTCGCCGACCTGCCGCCGCGCGATCCCGCCGGGCACAAGTTCGACCGCGGCGCGCTCCTCCTCGTGGCGGGGAGCCGGCGGTACGCGGGGGCGGCGGTGCTCGCCGCCGGCGCCGCCCTGAGGACCGGCTGCGGGATCGTCTATCTCGCCGGCCCCGAATCGATCCGCCAGGTCGTCCAGGTCTCCGCCCCGGAGATCATCTTCGTGCCGCTCGCCGAGACCGTCAACGGGTCGATCGACGCCGACCCGGCGGCCCTGCTCGACGAGGTGCGCTTCGACGCCGTCGCCTGCGGCCCCGGGCTCACCGCCGATGCGGCCGCCGTCCGGTTCGTCGGGGAACTGGCCGGGCGCTGCAACGCGCCCCTCCTCCTCGACGCCGACGGGATCAACGCCTTCGCCGGGGCCTACGACCGCGTGAAGGCGCTCTCCGCCGACCGGCCGATCGTCCTCACCCCGCACGCGGGCGAGCTCGCCCGCCTGACCGGCGCCGACGTGGGGACGGATTCCGCCGCGCGGATCGAGGCGCTGCGGCTCCTCGTGGCCGGCACGGGGATCGTCCTCGCCTGCAAGGGCGCCCCGACGGTCGTCGTCGAGCCCGACGGCGCGGGCTACGTCAACTGGTTCGGGCATCCCGGCCAGGCGACTGCCGGCAGCGGCGACGTCCTCGCCGGCGCGATCGGCGGCTTCCTCGCCCAGGGCGCCTCGCCGGCGGCCGCCACGCGCCTCGGCGTCTTCGTCCACTCGCGCGCGGCCGACATCGCCTCGGCCGACACGGGCGAACGGGCGATGCTCGCCGGCGACTGCATGGACGCGATGCCCCTCGCGATGCTCGAGGTGGAGGAGGAGACCCTCTAG
- the glnA gene encoding type I glutamate--ammonia ligase, whose amino-acid sequence MTSAPKDVLEMAAERGIEFVDIKFMDFIGSWQHFTIPVGRLDEALFVDGVGFDGSSIRGWKNIDESDMLVLPDPATAFVDPFHRHPTLSVIGDILDPITREPYSRDPRFIARKAERHLVDTGIADTAVFGPEAEFFVFDDVRFGQDENSGFYVVDSEEASWNTARDEGPNLAYKSRFKEGYFPVPPTDALQDLRSEMMRNLIACGLRPELQHHEVATGGQGEIDLHYDTLVRMGDALSLFKYVVKNTARAEGRTATFMPKPIFGDNGSGMHVHVSLWKKDVNIFDGPEYAGLSETALFFVGGILAHAPALLGLTDPTTNSYKRLVPGFEAPVNLAYSQRNRSAAVRVPMYSASAEARRIEFRCPDATGNPYLTMAAILMAGLDGIDHRTHPGEPLDKNIYDMPPEELAGVRTTPPDLQSALCALEADHEFLLRGDVFTEDVVRTWIAYKREKEVTPVMSRPHPWEFYLYYDI is encoded by the coding sequence ATGACGAGCGCGCCGAAGGACGTTCTGGAGATGGCCGCCGAGCGCGGCATCGAGTTCGTCGACATCAAGTTCATGGATTTCATCGGGTCGTGGCAGCACTTCACGATCCCCGTCGGGCGGCTCGACGAGGCGCTCTTCGTCGACGGCGTCGGCTTCGACGGCTCGAGCATCCGCGGCTGGAAGAACATCGACGAGAGCGACATGCTCGTCCTTCCCGACCCGGCCACCGCCTTCGTCGATCCCTTCCACCGGCATCCGACGCTCAGCGTGATCGGCGACATCCTCGACCCGATCACCCGCGAGCCGTACAGCCGGGATCCGCGGTTCATCGCCCGCAAGGCGGAGCGTCACCTCGTCGACACGGGGATCGCCGACACGGCCGTCTTCGGCCCCGAGGCGGAGTTCTTCGTCTTCGACGACGTCCGCTTCGGCCAGGACGAGAACAGCGGCTTCTACGTCGTCGACTCGGAGGAGGCCTCCTGGAACACGGCACGCGACGAGGGGCCGAACCTCGCGTACAAGTCGCGGTTCAAGGAGGGGTACTTCCCCGTCCCGCCCACCGACGCGCTCCAGGATCTCAGGAGCGAGATGATGCGCAACCTCATCGCGTGCGGGCTGCGCCCCGAGCTGCAGCACCACGAGGTGGCCACCGGGGGGCAGGGCGAGATCGACCTCCACTACGACACGCTCGTCCGGATGGGCGACGCGCTTTCCCTCTTCAAGTACGTCGTCAAGAACACGGCGCGGGCCGAGGGGCGGACGGCCACCTTCATGCCGAAGCCGATCTTCGGCGACAACGGCTCGGGGATGCACGTCCACGTCTCGCTCTGGAAGAAGGACGTGAACATCTTCGACGGCCCCGAGTACGCCGGGCTCAGCGAGACGGCCCTCTTCTTCGTCGGCGGCATCCTCGCCCACGCGCCGGCGCTGCTCGGGCTGACCGACCCGACGACGAACTCCTACAAGCGCCTCGTGCCGGGGTTCGAGGCGCCGGTCAACCTCGCCTACTCGCAGCGCAACCGGAGCGCCGCGGTGCGCGTGCCGATGTACTCCGCCTCGGCGGAGGCGCGGCGCATCGAGTTCCGCTGCCCCGACGCCACGGGGAACCCCTATCTCACGATGGCCGCGATCCTCATGGCCGGGCTCGACGGGATCGACCACCGCACCCACCCGGGCGAGCCGCTCGACAAGAACATCTACGACATGCCCCCCGAGGAGCTGGCCGGCGTCCGCACGACGCCGCCCGATCTCCAGTCGGCCCTGTGCGCGCTCGAGGCCGACCACGAGTTCCTGCTGCGGGGGGACGTCTTCACCGAGGACGTCGTCCGCACGTGGATCGCGTACAAGCGCGAGAAAGAGGTGACGCCGGTGATGAGCCGGCCGCACCCCTGGGAATTCTACCTGTACTACGACATCTAG
- a CDS encoding CPBP family intramembrane metalloprotease codes for MFPHVEPNDEHYEPVDGDAPEPGLFGRVNNYYLLVYALACFLMFYSISGLLYLRGNEVLSLSLPGIAAFLFPMYLLTRRFSLGFSREFLIGAPDLPTTLLAVLAAACAILPSDMLSGLLERRRPPDPEYIKFLVSIKPKGVFSLLAVGAGTVIVGPATEELLFRGFVQRIFHRNMEGWLAVLLGGIIFGIAHFSPTLLPGATFVGIVFGYLFYRTGNLVYPVLGHAVYNLSSLLRLEGASVADLEQAGGALPSPLWTVVSLAGLAAALLVIERRHGVTDLAGPPD; via the coding sequence ATGTTCCCCCATGTGGAACCGAACGACGAGCACTACGAACCGGTCGACGGCGATGCGCCGGAGCCGGGGCTGTTCGGCAGGGTGAACAACTACTATCTGCTCGTATACGCCCTGGCGTGCTTCCTGATGTTCTACTCGATATCGGGGCTGCTCTACCTGCGGGGCAACGAGGTCCTCTCGCTCTCCCTGCCCGGGATCGCCGCGTTCCTCTTCCCGATGTACCTCCTGACGAGGCGTTTTTCGCTGGGATTCTCCCGGGAATTCCTCATCGGGGCGCCCGACCTCCCGACCACCCTGCTCGCGGTCCTCGCCGCCGCCTGCGCGATCCTGCCGAGCGACATGCTCTCCGGGCTGCTCGAACGGCGGCGGCCGCCGGACCCCGAGTATATCAAGTTCCTCGTCTCGATCAAGCCCAAAGGGGTTTTCTCGCTCCTCGCCGTCGGCGCGGGGACGGTGATCGTCGGGCCCGCCACCGAGGAGCTGCTCTTCCGCGGGTTCGTCCAGCGGATCTTCCACCGGAACATGGAGGGATGGCTCGCCGTCCTCCTCGGCGGGATCATTTTCGGCATCGCGCACTTCAGCCCCACGCTGCTCCCCGGCGCGACGTTCGTCGGGATCGTTTTCGGCTACCTCTTCTACCGCACGGGGAACCTCGTCTACCCGGTCCTCGGGCACGCCGTCTACAACCTCTCCTCGCTCCTCCGCCTCGAGGGCGCCTCGGTGGCCGATCTCGAGCAGGCCGGCGGCGCGCTGCCCTCGCCCCTCTGGACCGTCGTCTCGCTCGCCGGCCTCGCCGCCGCCCTCCTCGTCATCGAGCGGCGCCACGGCGTCACGGACCTGGCCGGACCACCCGACTGA
- a CDS encoding histidine phosphatase family protein, which translates to MLLYLIRHGQTDWNRDRRIMGRSDVPLNAAGREMVAATARWLGTAGIPVVYSSTVPRAMESARILAGEWEARIVEEPRLDESAYERWVGRRFDELAGDPDFEAYRTAPTRSTFSAEEGMADIQRRALAAVRRIVEETGDGRAALVSHSDVMKPVVAHYLGMDLDAMHRLAIANASVSMIDFGFDGGPRLRCLNVVPWRRFA; encoded by the coding sequence ATGCTGCTCTACCTCATCCGCCACGGGCAGACCGACTGGAACCGCGACCGCCGCATCATGGGGCGATCGGACGTTCCGCTCAACGCGGCGGGCCGGGAGATGGTGGCGGCGACGGCACGCTGGCTCGGCACGGCGGGGATCCCCGTCGTCTACTCGAGCACCGTGCCGCGCGCGATGGAATCCGCGCGGATACTCGCCGGCGAGTGGGAGGCGCGAATCGTCGAGGAGCCGCGCCTCGACGAATCGGCCTACGAGCGGTGGGTGGGGCGGCGCTTCGACGAACTGGCCGGCGATCCCGATTTCGAGGCCTACCGCACGGCGCCCACGCGATCGACCTTCTCGGCGGAGGAGGGGATGGCGGACATCCAGCGGCGGGCCCTGGCCGCGGTCCGGCGGATCGTGGAGGAAACCGGCGACGGCCGTGCCGCGCTCGTCTCGCACAGCGACGTGATGAAGCCGGTCGTCGCGCACTACCTCGGCATGGACCTCGACGCGATGCACCGCCTCGCGATCGCCAACGCCTCGGTGAGCATGATCGATTTCGGCTTCGACGGCGGGCCGCGCCTGCGCTGCCTCAACGTCGTTCCGTGGCGGCGCTTCGCCTGA
- a CDS encoding HAD-IA family hydrolase, whose product MIRLVVFDLDNTLTDFMRMKEQAIDASVEAMIDAGLMNEPERIRNEIGRIYEERGIEFQKVFDRLLTDLLGEVDYKILAAGIVGYRRAREAALVLYPHVKITLFALMRRGLRLGVVSDAPRHEAWLRLCYLQLHQVFDAVLAHEDTGAYKPDPAPFRAVLERTGIPPAEALMVGDWPERDIAGAKEMGMTTVFARYGDTFDTSHSGADYDIDDIYELVGIIDEINGAASAGGGQEVFPAD is encoded by the coding sequence ATGATCAGGCTCGTCGTATTCGACCTCGACAACACGCTCACCGATTTCATGCGCATGAAGGAGCAGGCGATCGACGCCTCGGTCGAGGCGATGATCGACGCGGGGCTCATGAACGAGCCCGAGCGGATCAGGAACGAGATCGGCCGCATCTACGAGGAGCGCGGCATCGAGTTCCAGAAGGTCTTCGACCGGCTGCTCACCGATCTGCTCGGCGAGGTCGACTACAAGATCCTCGCCGCGGGGATCGTCGGGTACCGGCGCGCGCGCGAGGCGGCCCTCGTCCTCTACCCGCACGTCAAGATCACCCTCTTCGCGCTGATGCGCCGCGGGCTCCGCCTCGGCGTCGTCTCCGACGCCCCCCGCCACGAGGCGTGGCTGCGGCTCTGCTACCTGCAGCTCCACCAGGTCTTCGACGCCGTCCTCGCCCACGAGGACACCGGCGCCTACAAGCCCGACCCCGCCCCCTTCCGGGCCGTCCTTGAGCGGACGGGGATCCCCCCGGCCGAGGCGCTGATGGTGGGGGACTGGCCGGAGCGCGACATCGCCGGAGCAAAGGAGATGGGGATGACGACGGTCTTCGCCCGCTACGGCGACACCTTCGACACGAGCCACTCGGGGGCCGACTACGACATCGACGACATCTACGAGCTGGTGGGGATCATCGACGAGATCAACGGCGCCGCCTCGGCGGGCGGCGGGCAGGAAGTATTTCCCGCGGACTGA
- a CDS encoding thiamine-monophosphate kinase, translating to MNEGRFIDMLRAAFPDAGLGDDTAVLPAPAGELLFAADAVVDGVHLDLRYGSLAQAAAKAVTANVSDVYAMGGEPVAVTVTAGLPAGLGDEDAADLVRGLRAALDRYGAGLAGGDTVASAGPFFLDVAILGRVAAGRALRRGGARPGDRLVVTGPLGRSLAGLAVLRAAADLPPIPGVPAARLVSGESGREAFLDAARACPIGAGEEEAAALLAARGLDAAFLPALLAAAAHLAPLARPLPPGEAMRGGVRAAIDVSDGLARDLRNLCAQSGAGALVDEAALPLDPPADVAAGGDDDARRRLLLGGGEEYVLLLAVAPGAACPGTEIGEIRPAADGLRLRTRGGGIVPLPDLGWEHIL from the coding sequence ATGAACGAAGGGCGATTCATCGACATGCTTCGCGCCGCGTTTCCCGACGCCGGCCTCGGCGACGATACCGCCGTTCTGCCGGCGCCCGCGGGGGAGCTCCTCTTCGCCGCCGACGCCGTCGTCGACGGCGTTCACCTCGACCTGCGCTACGGCTCCCTCGCCCAGGCGGCCGCGAAGGCCGTGACGGCGAACGTCTCCGATGTCTACGCGATGGGTGGCGAGCCGGTGGCCGTCACCGTCACGGCGGGGCTTCCCGCCGGGCTCGGGGATGAGGACGCGGCCGATCTCGTCCGCGGGCTCCGTGCCGCCCTGGACCGGTACGGCGCCGGGCTCGCCGGGGGAGACACCGTGGCGAGCGCCGGCCCCTTCTTCCTCGACGTGGCGATCCTCGGGCGGGTCGCGGCCGGCCGCGCGCTCCGGCGCGGCGGCGCGCGCCCGGGAGACCGCCTCGTCGTCACCGGCCCGCTCGGGCGCTCGCTCGCCGGGCTCGCCGTGCTGCGCGCGGCGGCGGACCTGCCGCCGATCCCCGGCGTTCCCGCGGCGCGCCTCGTTTCCGGCGAGAGCGGACGCGAGGCCTTCCTCGACGCCGCCCGGGCCTGCCCGATCGGTGCCGGGGAGGAGGAGGCCGCGGCGCTCCTCGCCGCCCGCGGTCTCGACGCGGCCTTCCTGCCAGCGCTTCTCGCCGCGGCGGCCCATCTCGCCCCACTCGCCCGGCCCCTGCCGCCGGGAGAGGCGATGAGAGGCGGCGTGAGGGCGGCGATCGACGTGAGCGACGGCCTCGCGCGGGACCTTCGCAACCTCTGCGCCCAGAGCGGCGCGGGTGCTCTCGTCGACGAGGCGGCGCTGCCGCTCGATCCCCCGGCCGATGTCGCCGCCGGCGGCGACGACGACGCGCGGCGGCGTCTCCTCCTCGGCGGCGGCGAGGAGTACGTCCTTCTCCTCGCGGTCGCGCCCGGCGCGGCGTGCCCCGGGACGGAGATCGGCGAGATCCGCCCGGCCGCCGACGGGCTGCGCCTGCGCACGCGCGGTGGCGGGATCGTCCCGCTCCCCGACCTCGGCTGGGAACACATCCTCTGA